In Desulfotignum phosphitoxidans DSM 13687, a single window of DNA contains:
- a CDS encoding TraR/DksA family transcriptional regulator yields MKTLLPSSTNFSPSIPPFLDNEKLCRFKEQLLTKQVELVRKRSEIKTKIRSLKMKHADLLDQSILMGCIDNEILHSQRCDDLIAQIEKALERIENGEFGYCELTGDPIDIRRLEVQPWATLSIKALENIEKKHDSRRF; encoded by the coding sequence ATGAAAACCTTACTGCCGTCTTCCACAAATTTCAGTCCGTCTATCCCCCCGTTTCTGGACAATGAGAAACTTTGCCGGTTCAAGGAACAACTGCTGACAAAACAGGTGGAACTGGTCCGCAAACGATCCGAGATCAAAACAAAGATCCGGAGCCTGAAAATGAAACATGCGGATCTGTTGGATCAAAGTATTCTCATGGGTTGCATCGACAATGAAATCCTTCATTCCCAACGTTGTGACGACCTCATCGCACAGATCGAAAAAGCATTGGAAAGAATCGAAAACGGTGAATTCGGATATTGCGAACTCACCGGAGACCCCATTGATATCAGACGTCTGGAAGTGCAGCCCTGGGCCACCCTGTCCATCAAAGCCCTGGAGAACATTGAAAAAAAACATGACAGCCGCCGGTTTTAA
- a CDS encoding prolipoprotein diacylglyceryl transferase family protein codes for MTELFFITGMGVLTAVALWWGFRHLPREKWQIMAVVPRHKTEQGWQGLNLTYYGVLCANAYTVAVVLFLILATSARISLSGLCVFITGVLAVCLPASRIIARVVEKKKGTLTVGGAVFAGILVSPLLVLLINRVFEPVMATPLHPLILLSAVSIAYAFGEGLGRLACISFGCCYGKPLDQCPPVIQTLFSRFYLIFTGPLKKITYASGYDGQKVVPVQIITAALSTGTGLAGTLLFLNGFYRTAFLVTLAVTQIWRFVSEFLRADFRGGRRITAYQIMALVTLGFAGALALGLPVDNNSLPQPRLQEAVSALWTPWMILFVQGIWAASFFHTGKSEVTGSRIFFHVEKPHI; via the coding sequence ATGACTGAATTGTTTTTTATCACTGGCATGGGTGTGTTGACAGCCGTGGCTTTGTGGTGGGGATTTCGACATCTGCCCCGGGAAAAATGGCAGATCATGGCGGTGGTGCCCCGGCACAAAACCGAACAGGGGTGGCAGGGACTCAATCTCACCTATTATGGGGTGTTGTGTGCCAATGCTTATACCGTTGCCGTGGTGCTGTTTTTGATACTGGCCACCTCGGCCCGGATATCTCTGTCCGGCCTGTGTGTTTTCATTACAGGTGTTCTGGCTGTCTGTCTGCCGGCGTCCCGGATCATCGCCCGGGTGGTGGAAAAGAAAAAAGGCACCCTTACTGTGGGCGGGGCCGTGTTTGCGGGCATCCTGGTTTCCCCTCTCCTGGTGCTGCTCATCAACCGGGTCTTTGAACCCGTCATGGCAACTCCGTTACACCCTTTGATTCTGCTGTCCGCAGTATCCATTGCCTATGCCTTCGGTGAAGGTCTGGGCCGCCTGGCCTGCATCAGCTTCGGGTGCTGCTACGGCAAACCCCTGGACCAGTGTCCTCCGGTCATTCAAACACTGTTTTCCCGGTTTTACCTGATATTCACCGGCCCCTTGAAAAAAATCACCTATGCTTCCGGATATGACGGACAAAAGGTCGTGCCCGTGCAGATTATCACGGCTGCCCTGTCCACCGGGACCGGGCTGGCCGGCACCCTCCTGTTTTTGAACGGATTTTATCGCACGGCCTTTCTGGTCACCCTGGCCGTCACCCAGATATGGCGGTTTGTTTCCGAATTTCTCCGGGCGGATTTCAGAGGCGGCCGGCGCATCACCGCCTACCAGATCATGGCCCTGGTCACCCTGGGATTTGCCGGTGCCCTGGCCCTGGGGCTGCCCGTGGACAACAACAGTCTCCCCCAGCCCCGCCTCCAAGAGGCGGTCTCCGCCCTGTGGACCCCCTGGATGATTCTTTTTGTCCAGGGGATCTGGGCCGCCTCGTTTTTTCACACCGGAAAAAGCGAGGTGACCGGCTCCCGCATCTTTTTTCATGTGGAAAAACCCCATATTTAA
- a CDS encoding phosphatidylserine decarboxylase, with the protein MNPGTHQYIDRHTGRVHTETLVADQTIAFLYARVRENAPAMFDLLISARMSALLGFLCFDLPLNTHIPDPGRFLNQRGIPFREIFGPVNQLDTFRRFFERKLRYWDCRPMTDDPGAFVSPADARILPGSFTDNRHLCIKDKLFQYEELTGMDRPWHRTFRDGEYAVFRLTPDKYHYTHVPVSGRVKDVYEINGCFHSCNPGAVVQTITPFSKNRRVVTVIDTDVPDGTGVGHVAMVEIVALMIGRIVECYSPVRYEPVRPLQPGMFIQKGQPKSLFRPGSSTVVLLFEKNRVRFCPDLLANTRRFDVKSRFSSRFGVPLVETDLNVRETIGKAV; encoded by the coding sequence ATGAACCCGGGAACACACCAGTATATTGACCGGCACACGGGCCGGGTTCACACGGAAACCCTTGTGGCGGATCAGACCATTGCCTTCCTGTACGCCAGGGTCCGGGAAAATGCCCCGGCCATGTTCGATCTGCTGATCTCCGCCAGAATGTCGGCCCTTCTGGGATTTCTGTGCTTTGATCTGCCTTTGAACACCCATATTCCAGATCCCGGCCGATTTTTGAACCAAAGGGGAATCCCTTTCAGGGAGATTTTCGGGCCGGTGAATCAACTCGATACCTTCCGGCGGTTTTTTGAACGGAAACTCCGGTACTGGGACTGCCGTCCCATGACCGATGACCCCGGGGCCTTTGTTTCACCGGCCGATGCCCGAATCCTGCCCGGTTCCTTTACAGACAACCGGCACCTGTGCATCAAGGATAAACTGTTTCAGTATGAGGAACTGACCGGTATGGACCGGCCGTGGCACCGCACGTTCCGGGACGGAGAGTATGCCGTTTTCCGCCTGACCCCGGACAAGTATCACTACACCCATGTTCCCGTGTCCGGCAGGGTAAAGGATGTCTACGAAATCAACGGCTGCTTCCATTCCTGCAACCCCGGGGCTGTGGTGCAAACCATCACCCCGTTTTCCAAGAACCGGCGGGTGGTGACGGTCATTGACACGGATGTGCCGGACGGCACAGGGGTGGGACACGTGGCCATGGTGGAGATTGTGGCGCTGATGATCGGCCGGATCGTTGAATGCTACAGCCCGGTCCGGTATGAACCGGTCCGGCCGTTGCAGCCGGGCATGTTCATTCAAAAAGGGCAGCCCAAAAGCCTGTTCCGACCCGGCAGCTCCACCGTGGTGCTGCTGTTTGAAAAAAACCGGGTCCGGTTCTGCCCGGATCTGCTGGCAAACACCCGGCGGTTCGATGTGAAATCCCGGTTTTCAAGCCGATTCGGCGTGCCGCTGGTGGAAACGGATTTAAACGTCAGGGAAACCATTGGAAAGGCGGTCTGA
- a CDS encoding LbetaH domain-containing protein, which translates to MHDITHLAANNELKQKKLFSRPLIHESSTVINSRFGEYTEIAAGCFCNEITLEDYSYLSSCVRAIWCDIGRFSSIASHCVINPGNHPYQRVTQSHCTYRCRQYGFADQDDAAFFEWRRQDAVTIGHDVWLGHGVYVMPGAKIATGAVVAAGSVVTRNRPVGPYEIAAGSPAKPVKKRFSDRIIDRLLEIRFWDWPREKLEQRFRDLYDVEAFIEKY; encoded by the coding sequence ATGCACGACATCACCCATCTGGCCGCCAACAATGAACTGAAGCAAAAAAAACTGTTTTCCCGCCCGCTGATCCATGAATCTTCCACTGTCATTAACTCCCGGTTCGGAGAATACACGGAAATTGCGGCCGGGTGTTTCTGCAATGAAATCACCCTGGAGGATTATTCCTATCTGTCCTCCTGCGTCCGGGCCATCTGGTGTGATATCGGCAGATTCTCCTCCATCGCCTCCCATTGTGTGATCAATCCGGGGAATCACCCCTACCAGCGGGTGACCCAGAGCCACTGCACGTATCGGTGCCGGCAATACGGGTTTGCCGACCAGGATGATGCGGCGTTCTTTGAATGGCGCCGACAGGATGCCGTGACCATCGGCCATGATGTGTGGCTGGGCCACGGGGTCTATGTGATGCCCGGCGCAAAAATCGCCACTGGCGCCGTGGTGGCGGCCGGATCCGTGGTCACCCGGAACCGGCCCGTGGGGCCCTATGAGATTGCGGCCGGTTCCCCGGCAAAACCCGTCAAAAAACGGTTTTCCGACCGAATCATCGACCGGCTCCTGGAGATCCGGTTCTGGGACTGGCCCCGGGAAAAACTGGAACAGAGATTCAGGGACCTGTACGATGTGGAAGCGTTTATCGAAAAATACTGA
- a CDS encoding cation:proton antiporter: MEIHSAWALVLVSLGAAFLPSLGQRLRLPSVVLEILFGVVIGKSLLNLQFGEDWISFLSHLGFLILMFHAGMEINFGMLKKQRAGMFIIQAGVFLLTLVLSMGAAVMLGQGLYLGLVLSTTSLGLVVPTLKDTNASQTPLGQNALIAATLADFLTLFGITFFLLWHQNGFGWDFLRPLPLFIGFGVLLKLVQFLAWWYPEKTDRLLADKDSQELGVRFSLALLFLFVALSELAHLEPVLGAFMGGALLSIVFREKTHLEQKLSGFGYGFLVPLFFIHVGMQFDVANVLSMGQLVFTGKLLGVAVLVKILPCLLFVFAGLSFFNSLHVGLLMTSRLSLIIVAATIGLEFGFITEAFKDAIILLAIITCLMGPTLFKAFYRSDGDTPDTRTRIQKKNLAAGWMRQQK, translated from the coding sequence ATGGAAATTCACTCTGCATGGGCCCTGGTGCTGGTCTCGCTGGGGGCCGCGTTTCTGCCCAGCTTGGGGCAGCGCCTCCGGCTGCCGTCCGTGGTCCTGGAAATTCTGTTCGGGGTGGTGATCGGCAAAAGCCTGTTGAACCTCCAGTTCGGGGAAGACTGGATCTCTTTTCTGTCCCATCTGGGATTTCTGATCCTGATGTTCCATGCGGGCATGGAAATCAACTTTGGCATGCTCAAAAAACAGCGGGCCGGCATGTTTATCATCCAGGCCGGGGTGTTCCTGCTCACCCTGGTGCTGTCCATGGGCGCGGCTGTTATGCTGGGACAGGGCCTGTATCTGGGTCTGGTTTTGTCCACCACCTCTCTGGGGCTGGTGGTGCCGACCCTCAAAGATACCAATGCCAGCCAGACGCCTTTGGGACAAAATGCGCTTATCGCGGCCACACTGGCTGATTTTCTGACCCTTTTTGGTATCACGTTTTTTTTGCTGTGGCACCAGAACGGGTTTGGCTGGGATTTTCTGCGGCCCTTACCCCTGTTCATCGGATTCGGTGTTCTGTTAAAACTGGTCCAGTTTCTGGCCTGGTGGTATCCGGAAAAAACCGACCGGCTTCTGGCGGATAAGGATTCCCAGGAACTGGGGGTAAGGTTTTCCCTGGCCCTGCTGTTTTTATTTGTGGCCCTGTCCGAGCTGGCCCACCTGGAACCGGTTTTAGGGGCATTTATGGGAGGGGCGCTGCTTTCCATCGTGTTCAGGGAAAAAACACACCTGGAACAAAAACTGTCCGGTTTTGGATATGGATTTCTGGTGCCGTTGTTTTTCATTCATGTGGGCATGCAGTTTGATGTGGCCAATGTCCTGTCCATGGGCCAGCTGGTGTTTACCGGCAAGCTGCTGGGGGTTGCCGTGCTGGTAAAGATTCTGCCCTGCCTGCTTTTTGTGTTCGCCGGACTGTCTTTTTTCAATTCCCTGCATGTGGGTCTGCTCATGACATCCCGGTTGAGCCTCATCATTGTGGCGGCCACCATCGGCCTGGAATTCGGATTTATCACCGAAGCCTTCAAGGATGCCATCATCCTGCTGGCCATTATCACCTGTCTGATGGGACCGACACTTTTCAAGGCGTTTTACCGGTCGGATGGGGATACCCCGGACACCCGGACCCGGATCCAAAAAAAGAACCTTGCCGCCGGCTGGATGCGGCAGCAGAAATAA
- a CDS encoding NAD-binding protein produces the protein MKLIICGAGRITDELLKRAGANWEITLIEKDAAKLAPFSTRFPNIIRVMSEDASSPVVLDKAGLSSQDGILAMTSDDAVNLAIVRFAKQADIKTVLAVVRDPEQLPAFQKLGVWTVSMAADAARKAYQFVKDPRIRITDLGEGEGELLELAVGEQELARLEDITGASEQNPRWRVAGIIRDNQLIFPDQYKGLEKEDRLLILGKDDLYNAFSRHLEGSRLHFPRTYGQRMVLGLGVDKDPDGTTELINEAFYLAQGTHIEKITALCDNTASDVKQTLSRWSESLEIEIIETEGPVEKTAVHTAAGKDAGIVILPFKKHSLAGTFFKGGISALAARLPCPLLSAKMTDPYEHLMVPFNGSLACQRALEITMDLAQQLEAEVSVIIVAEPSYLKGKPSGPDPWEQQMVQQVRDLARVHDTRVQEIVRRGNPVKEIATAAADCQLLVLAGNDGHTGFFSIQTADMILNRVSCSVLLVS, from the coding sequence ATGAAACTCATCATCTGCGGGGCCGGGCGGATCACGGATGAACTGCTCAAGCGGGCCGGCGCCAACTGGGAAATCACCCTGATCGAAAAAGATGCCGCAAAACTGGCGCCTTTTTCAACCCGATTTCCCAATATCATCCGGGTCATGAGCGAGGACGCCTCCAGCCCGGTGGTGCTTGACAAAGCGGGGCTGTCCAGCCAGGACGGCATTCTGGCCATGACCAGCGATGATGCCGTGAATCTGGCCATTGTGCGGTTTGCAAAACAAGCGGATATCAAAACCGTGCTGGCCGTGGTGCGGGATCCGGAACAGCTGCCCGCGTTTCAGAAACTCGGGGTGTGGACCGTCAGCATGGCAGCGGATGCGGCCCGCAAGGCATATCAGTTTGTGAAGGATCCCCGGATCCGCATCACCGATCTGGGAGAGGGGGAAGGGGAACTGCTGGAACTGGCCGTGGGAGAGCAGGAACTGGCCCGGCTGGAAGATATTACCGGCGCATCGGAACAAAATCCCCGGTGGCGCGTTGCCGGCATTATAAGGGATAACCAGCTGATCTTTCCGGATCAGTACAAGGGGCTGGAAAAAGAAGACCGTTTGTTGATTCTGGGAAAAGACGATCTTTACAATGCATTTTCACGCCATCTGGAGGGATCCCGGCTGCATTTCCCCCGCACCTATGGACAGCGCATGGTTCTGGGGCTGGGAGTTGACAAAGATCCTGACGGCACCACGGAACTGATTAATGAAGCATTCTACCTGGCCCAGGGAACCCACATAGAAAAAATTACCGCCCTTTGTGACAACACTGCATCGGATGTCAAGCAGACCCTGTCGCGGTGGTCGGAAAGCCTTGAGATCGAAATTATTGAAACCGAGGGCCCTGTGGAAAAAACTGCGGTCCACACCGCTGCAGGCAAGGATGCCGGCATTGTCATCCTTCCATTTAAAAAACACTCCCTGGCCGGCACGTTTTTCAAAGGCGGCATCAGTGCCCTGGCAGCCAGACTGCCCTGTCCGCTGCTGTCTGCAAAAATGACAGATCCCTACGAACACCTGATGGTACCATTCAACGGGTCCCTGGCATGCCAGCGGGCCCTGGAGATCACCATGGACCTGGCACAGCAGCTGGAAGCGGAGGTATCCGTGATCATCGTGGCAGAACCCTCTTACCTCAAGGGAAAGCCATCAGGGCCCGACCCCTGGGAGCAGCAGATGGTTCAACAGGTCCGGGACCTGGCCCGGGTCCATGACACCCGGGTTCAGGAAATTGTTCGCCGGGGCAATCCGGTCAAAGAGATTGCGACTGCGGCCGCAGACTGCCAGCTGCTGGTGCTGGCAGGCAATGACGGCCACACCGGATTTTTTTCCATCCAGACCGCAGACATGATCCTGAACCGGGTATCGTGTTCCGTGCTGCTGGTCTCATAA
- a CDS encoding potassium channel family protein: MRRFTVIGAGSFGYYAAKALYENKNEVIVIDRSKDRIQAIDPYCTSAIVQDATDIEALKGLGLEEMDAVIVSTGANITPSILICFHLNRLEIKQIIIKAEDDDHGEILKQLGATEVIRPGMDMAGRLALRLTSPNILEFLPLAEGYTIAQVEPPKPFVGKSLMELELRKRYQVNVIAVKEQFPERFIMVPGAEFVVKENDILVTIGKETDLAKIRELK, translated from the coding sequence ATGAGGCGATTCACGGTAATCGGTGCCGGCAGTTTTGGGTATTATGCAGCCAAGGCCCTGTATGAAAACAAAAACGAGGTGATTGTTATCGACCGCAGCAAAGACCGGATCCAGGCCATCGATCCCTATTGTACCAGCGCCATCGTCCAGGATGCCACAGACATCGAAGCCCTCAAGGGACTGGGCCTGGAAGAGATGGATGCGGTCATTGTCAGCACCGGGGCCAACATCACGCCCAGCATTTTGATCTGTTTTCATCTCAACCGCCTGGAAATCAAACAGATTATCATCAAGGCGGAGGATGATGATCACGGGGAGATCCTCAAGCAGCTGGGGGCCACGGAAGTCATCCGGCCCGGTATGGACATGGCCGGCCGCCTGGCGCTTCGGCTTACTTCTCCCAATATTCTTGAATTTCTGCCTTTGGCGGAAGGCTACACCATTGCCCAGGTGGAGCCGCCAAAACCGTTTGTGGGAAAATCCCTCATGGAGCTGGAACTGCGCAAGCGCTACCAGGTCAATGTGATTGCTGTGAAAGAACAGTTCCCCGAACGGTTTATTATGGTCCCGGGGGCGGAATTCGTCGTCAAGGAAAATGATATCCTGGTCACGATAGGAAAGGAAACAGACCTGGCAAAAATCAGGGAGCTGAAATGA
- a CDS encoding TrkH family potassium uptake protein: MLPAWLRHRLNQSHPTTLLLLSYLAAIIAGTLVLMLPPATVSGHISLINAFFTATSAVCVTGLIVVDTGSYFTLFGQGVILFLIQIGGLGIMTISVALFQVIGRKVVFQQRMAMQEVFSHTPREDIFYLLRSVLFFTLSIEAAGAVILFFYWHGTVPFTQALYNAVFHSVSAFCNAGFSRFSDSLMTGQTSLILNGTIGGQIVLGGLGFPVVYEIFSRFFMGKSGKISIQTKSVVLTTIGLTMAGILVILMSERTLVSSLGWKSGLLTSAFQSITCRTAGFNTLDIASLNTATLLFMMFLMLVGASPGSCGGGIKTTTFAVLTTYSWSRLIRRKHVNLFSKTLPDETVSKSLFVLLFSLTTICLAVFIILFIDPDHGARIPGNRQFLSFLFETVSAFGTVGLSMGVTPELTLPGKLVIIALMIIGRVGVPAITYIIVGGAPKKGLQFAEENLMIG; encoded by the coding sequence TTGCTGCCGGCATGGCTTCGACATCGTTTAAATCAGTCTCACCCCACCACGCTGCTGCTGCTGAGCTATCTGGCGGCTATCATCGCCGGAACCCTGGTGCTGATGCTGCCGCCTGCCACGGTAAGCGGTCATATCAGTCTCATAAACGCTTTTTTTACAGCTACGTCTGCCGTGTGTGTGACCGGGTTGATCGTGGTGGATACCGGATCTTATTTCACTTTGTTCGGCCAGGGAGTGATCCTGTTTCTCATTCAGATCGGGGGCTTGGGGATTATGACCATCTCCGTGGCCCTTTTTCAGGTCATCGGCAGAAAAGTGGTGTTTCAGCAGCGCATGGCCATGCAGGAAGTGTTTTCCCATACCCCCAGAGAGGACATTTTTTACCTTCTCAGGTCCGTGCTGTTTTTCACCCTCTCCATTGAAGCGGCAGGAGCGGTTATCCTGTTCTTTTACTGGCACGGCACTGTGCCGTTTACCCAGGCCCTTTACAACGCAGTGTTCCATTCTGTTTCCGCTTTCTGTAATGCCGGCTTTTCCCGGTTTTCCGACAGCCTGATGACCGGACAGACCTCTTTGATCCTCAATGGTACCATCGGCGGCCAGATCGTTTTAGGGGGATTGGGATTCCCAGTGGTCTATGAAATCTTCAGCCGATTTTTTATGGGAAAGTCCGGCAAAATATCCATTCAAACCAAAAGCGTGGTGCTCACCACCATTGGCCTGACCATGGCCGGGATCTTGGTGATCCTGATGTCTGAGCGTACTTTGGTTTCATCTCTGGGGTGGAAAAGCGGTCTTCTGACATCGGCGTTTCAATCCATCACCTGCCGCACCGCCGGATTCAATACCCTGGACATTGCTTCCCTGAACACGGCCACCCTGCTGTTCATGATGTTTCTGATGCTGGTGGGGGCCTCCCCCGGATCCTGCGGCGGCGGCATAAAAACCACGACATTTGCCGTGTTGACCACCTATTCCTGGAGCCGCCTGATACGCCGAAAACACGTCAACCTGTTTTCCAAGACCCTGCCGGACGAAACCGTGAGCAAAAGTCTTTTTGTCCTGTTGTTTTCTTTGACCACCATTTGTCTGGCTGTTTTCATCATCCTGTTTATCGATCCTGACCATGGCGCGCGGATACCGGGAAACCGACAATTTTTAAGCTTTCTTTTTGAAACCGTGTCCGCATTCGGAACCGTGGGCCTGTCCATGGGGGTCACCCCGGAACTGACCCTGCCGGGCAAACTGGTGATCATTGCTTTGATGATCATCGGCCGGGTGGGTGTCCCGGCCATTACCTATATCATTGTCGGCGGTGCCCCGAAAAAAGGGTTGCAGTTTGCTGAAGAAAATCTGATGATCGGATAG
- the vapC gene encoding type II toxin-antitoxin system tRNA(fMet)-specific endonuclease VapC has protein sequence MYLLDTNVCIHFLNGTSPSVENHFRTLSPSQIAICSIVKAELLFGARNSLRMDANLQRLKLFFAPLQSLPFDDLCADEYGLICSDLTARGRLIGPNDMLIAAVTRAHNAVLITHNTREFSRITGLQLDDWET, from the coding sequence TTGTATCTACTGGACACCAATGTTTGCATTCATTTTCTGAACGGTACGTCTCCTTCAGTTGAAAACCATTTCCGTACCCTGTCCCCCTCCCAGATTGCCATCTGCAGTATCGTCAAGGCGGAGCTGCTTTTCGGTGCCAGGAACAGCCTCCGGATGGATGCCAATTTGCAGCGGCTCAAGCTCTTTTTTGCACCACTCCAGAGCCTGCCGTTTGATGATCTTTGCGCCGACGAATACGGTCTTATCTGTTCGGATCTGACTGCCCGGGGCCGATTGATCGGCCCCAATGACATGCTCATTGCAGCGGTGACCAGAGCTCACAATGCCGTGCTGATCACCCACAATACCAGGGAGTTCAGCCGGATCACAGGACTTCAGCTCGATGACTGGGAGACCTGA
- a CDS encoding sugar phosphate isomerase/epimerase family protein gives MNKIGASIDPVRIDGSLTLLEQDLQAYQAIGLQAVELPVHGLDAIFNGTLNPDRTRQVMALLSDFDFCYSIHSPNPVNLMDTRDPGLHKAVLLASLEFARQIHATVVVVHSGRFIPEEEFNVTPARSLTVSEQIRMLENEARRLQEIARQYPDIRIALENARPYLSQSPYTYAERLESLKEQILRIHRDNVKINLDFGHLFMASRFYQFDPVATVAPIKDLVVHTHVHDNFGGVVHHWEKQQTHQLPFGKGDSHMPVGFGKIPIQAILNLLLPDYDGRLIMELRSRYLPDTQTSLDNLSALVAACEAKGNR, from the coding sequence ATGAACAAAATCGGCGCAAGCATCGACCCGGTCCGCATCGACGGATCTCTCACTCTTCTGGAGCAGGATTTACAGGCCTATCAAGCCATCGGCCTCCAAGCTGTGGAACTGCCGGTTCACGGCCTGGATGCCATTTTCAACGGCACCCTGAACCCCGACAGAACAAGACAGGTGATGGCCCTGCTGTCAGACTTTGATTTTTGTTATTCCATCCATTCCCCCAATCCCGTGAACCTGATGGACACCCGGGATCCGGGCCTGCACAAGGCCGTGCTCCTGGCTTCCCTGGAATTTGCCCGGCAGATTCACGCAACCGTGGTGGTGGTGCACAGCGGCCGGTTCATTCCGGAAGAGGAGTTCAACGTAACCCCGGCCCGGTCCCTGACCGTTTCCGAACAGATTCGGATGCTGGAAAACGAAGCCCGGCGCCTTCAGGAGATCGCAAGACAGTATCCGGACATCCGGATCGCTTTGGAAAACGCCCGGCCCTACCTGAGCCAGAGCCCCTACACCTATGCGGAACGCCTGGAATCCCTGAAAGAACAGATCCTGAGGATCCACCGGGACAACGTGAAAATCAACCTGGATTTCGGCCATTTGTTCATGGCGTCCCGGTTCTACCAGTTCGATCCGGTGGCCACCGTGGCCCCAATTAAGGACCTGGTGGTCCACACCCATGTGCATGACAATTTCGGCGGCGTGGTCCACCACTGGGAAAAACAGCAGACCCACCAGCTGCCCTTTGGCAAAGGAGATTCCCACATGCCCGTGGGATTCGGGAAAATCCCCATCCAGGCGATCCTGAACCTGCTGCTGCCCGATTACGACGGGCGGTTGATCATGGAACTGCGCAGCCGGTATCTGCCCGACACCCAGACTTCCCTGGACAACCTGTCCGCCCTGGTGGCGGCATGCGAGGCAAAAGGAAACCGATGA
- a CDS encoding alpha-D-ribose 1-methylphosphonate 5-triphosphate diphosphatase — protein MTLKKLILGGPLFDGVSLSPRGTVLIEDRKIAAVYPDTIHMINTKVIDVQGRLIMPGLVDLHSDSLERSIEKRKGVFFDIDFAVLNLDRQAAACGITTFCHAVSFDDNELGLRSPEEAEHCVRAIKAFNDSPQALVKHRVHIRYEVGSERSFQIVTRLVEEGLVDLFSIMDHTPGQGQFKSMAAYVRYLTCEHQVPEHQIIEKARQKQAGNARDWELVSTLAHTVGSAGIPMLSHDDDTLEKIDLIRALGIGACEFPITLEAARKAGDAGMHIFMGAPNLVRDQSTSGSLKASDVLRQDLCTGLVSDYYPESLLQAALMGKKHTGSPASALRQVTAGPGDYLCAPARPGRLTRGADADIIIVDQSHTWAHITHSLVKGRTVFNTQLHEAVA, from the coding sequence ATGACCTTAAAAAAACTGATTTTGGGAGGCCCCCTGTTTGACGGGGTTTCCCTGTCCCCCCGGGGAACGGTCCTGATCGAAGACCGGAAAATCGCGGCTGTATATCCCGATACCATCCATATGATCAACACAAAAGTGATCGACGTCCAGGGCCGGCTCATCATGCCCGGCCTGGTGGACCTGCATTCCGACAGCCTGGAACGAAGTATCGAGAAACGCAAAGGCGTGTTTTTCGACATCGATTTCGCCGTCCTGAATCTGGACCGCCAGGCTGCGGCCTGCGGCATCACCACGTTCTGCCATGCCGTCAGTTTTGATGACAACGAGCTGGGGCTGCGCTCCCCTGAAGAGGCGGAACACTGCGTGAGAGCCATCAAGGCGTTCAACGACTCGCCCCAGGCCCTGGTGAAGCACCGGGTTCATATCCGGTACGAGGTGGGGTCTGAACGCAGCTTCCAGATCGTGACTCGGCTGGTGGAAGAGGGGCTGGTGGACCTGTTCTCCATCATGGACCACACCCCGGGCCAGGGCCAGTTCAAATCCATGGCCGCCTATGTCCGGTATCTGACCTGTGAACACCAGGTGCCGGAACACCAGATCATTGAAAAAGCCAGGCAGAAACAGGCCGGCAACGCCCGGGACTGGGAACTGGTGAGCACCCTGGCCCACACCGTGGGCAGCGCCGGTATTCCCATGCTCAGCCATGATGACGACACCCTGGAAAAGATCGATCTGATCCGGGCCCTGGGCATCGGGGCCTGTGAATTTCCCATCACCCTGGAAGCGGCCCGAAAAGCCGGGGACGCTGGAATGCACATTTTCATGGGGGCCCCCAACCTGGTGCGGGACCAGTCCACCAGCGGCAGCCTCAAAGCCTCGGATGTGCTCAGACAGGACCTGTGTACCGGTCTGGTGTCTGATTATTACCCGGAATCCCTTCTCCAGGCCGCGCTTATGGGGAAAAAACACACCGGATCTCCGGCATCGGCCCTCAGACAGGTGACTGCCGGCCCCGGGGATTATCTTTGCGCCCCGGCCCGGCCCGGCCGATTGACTCGGGGTGCGGATGCAGATATCATCATTGTGGACCAGTCCCATACCTGGGCCCATATCACCCACAGTCTGGTGAAGGGCCGTACCGTTTTCAACACCCAGCTTCATGAGGCAGTGGCATGA